A genomic window from Bubalus bubalis isolate 160015118507 breed Murrah chromosome 13, NDDB_SH_1, whole genome shotgun sequence includes:
- the TEX30 gene encoding testis-expressed protein 30 isoform X1, with the protein MLIGLGWTPDFSFEFRSAPCVFIVEPGLKKQKYVEHTFLGAEGRCPLLLRCKALKVCYSTVKMSHTEVKLKVPFGNKLLDAVCLVPNKSLTYGVILTHGASGDMNLPHLTSLASHLASHGFFCLRFTCKGLNIVHRIKAYKSVLNYLKTSEYKLAGVFLGGRSMGSRAAASVLCHIEPDDADDFVRGLICISYPLHHPKQQHKLRDEDLFRIKDPVLFVSGSADEMCEKNLLEKVAQKMQAPHKIHWIEKANHSMAVKGRSTNDVFKEINTQILFWIQEITETDKK; encoded by the exons ATGTTGATTGGACTAGGCTGGACTCCAGACTTCAGTTTTGAGTTCAGATCTGCTCCATGTGTCTTCATTGTGGAACCTGggctgaaaaagcaaaaatacgTGGAGCATACTTTTCTTGGGGCTGAAG GGAGATGTCCTTTGCTTCTCAGATGTAAGGCACTTAAAGTTTGTTATTCAACAGTGAAAATGAGTCATACAGAG GTAAAGTTAAAAGTACCTTTTGGAAATAAATTGCTAGATGCTGTTTGTTTGGTACCTAACAAGAGCTTAACATATGGAGTCATTCTTACACATGGAGCATCAGGAGATATGAATCTCCCTCATTTGACATCACTGGCATCCCATCTTGCCTCTCATGGGTTTTTTTGCCTGAGATTTACCTGTAAAGGCCTTAATATTGTACATAGAATTAAGGCATATAAATCAGTTTTG AATTACCTAAAGACCTCAGAATACAAACTTGCAGGTGTTTTCCTTGGAG GTCGCTCAATGGGCTCAAGAGCAGCTGCTTCTGTACTGTGTCATATTGAGCCTGATGATGCTGATGATTTTGTTCGAGGTCTCATTTGTAtttcctatccactgcaccatcCAAAACAGCAGCATAAACTTAGAGATGAAGATCTCTTTCGTATAAAAGATCCTGTACTGTTTGTGTCAGGCTCAGCAGATGAAATGTGTGAAAAG aacttGTTGGAGAAAGTGGCACAGAAAATGCAAGCTCCTCATAAAATCCACTGGATTGAGAAGGCAAATCATTCCATGGCAGTGAAAGGACGATCAACAAATgatgttttcaaagaaataaatacacagattttGTTTTGGATCCAGGAAATCACTGAAACGGACAAGAAATAA
- the TEX30 gene encoding testis-expressed protein 30 isoform X2 — translation MSHTEVKLKVPFGNKLLDAVCLVPNKSLTYGVILTHGASGDMNLPHLTSLASHLASHGFFCLRFTCKGLNIVHRIKAYKSVLNYLKTSEYKLAGVFLGGRSMGSRAAASVLCHIEPDDADDFVRGLICISYPLHHPKQQHKLRDEDLFRIKDPVLFVSGSADEMCEKNLLEKVAQKMQAPHKIHWIEKANHSMAVKGRSTNDVFKEINTQILFWIQEITETDKK, via the exons ATGAGTCATACAGAG GTAAAGTTAAAAGTACCTTTTGGAAATAAATTGCTAGATGCTGTTTGTTTGGTACCTAACAAGAGCTTAACATATGGAGTCATTCTTACACATGGAGCATCAGGAGATATGAATCTCCCTCATTTGACATCACTGGCATCCCATCTTGCCTCTCATGGGTTTTTTTGCCTGAGATTTACCTGTAAAGGCCTTAATATTGTACATAGAATTAAGGCATATAAATCAGTTTTG AATTACCTAAAGACCTCAGAATACAAACTTGCAGGTGTTTTCCTTGGAG GTCGCTCAATGGGCTCAAGAGCAGCTGCTTCTGTACTGTGTCATATTGAGCCTGATGATGCTGATGATTTTGTTCGAGGTCTCATTTGTAtttcctatccactgcaccatcCAAAACAGCAGCATAAACTTAGAGATGAAGATCTCTTTCGTATAAAAGATCCTGTACTGTTTGTGTCAGGCTCAGCAGATGAAATGTGTGAAAAG aacttGTTGGAGAAAGTGGCACAGAAAATGCAAGCTCCTCATAAAATCCACTGGATTGAGAAGGCAAATCATTCCATGGCAGTGAAAGGACGATCAACAAATgatgttttcaaagaaataaatacacagattttGTTTTGGATCCAGGAAATCACTGAAACGGACAAGAAATAA
- the TEX30 gene encoding testis-expressed protein 30 isoform X4 has protein sequence MSHTENYLKTSEYKLAGVFLGGRSMGSRAAASVLCHIEPDDADDFVRGLICISYPLHHPKQQHKLRDEDLFRIKDPVLFVSGSADEMCEKNLLEKVAQKMQAPHKIHWIEKANHSMAVKGRSTNDVFKEINTQILFWIQEITETDKK, from the exons ATGAGTCATACAGAG AATTACCTAAAGACCTCAGAATACAAACTTGCAGGTGTTTTCCTTGGAG GTCGCTCAATGGGCTCAAGAGCAGCTGCTTCTGTACTGTGTCATATTGAGCCTGATGATGCTGATGATTTTGTTCGAGGTCTCATTTGTAtttcctatccactgcaccatcCAAAACAGCAGCATAAACTTAGAGATGAAGATCTCTTTCGTATAAAAGATCCTGTACTGTTTGTGTCAGGCTCAGCAGATGAAATGTGTGAAAAG aacttGTTGGAGAAAGTGGCACAGAAAATGCAAGCTCCTCATAAAATCCACTGGATTGAGAAGGCAAATCATTCCATGGCAGTGAAAGGACGATCAACAAATgatgttttcaaagaaataaatacacagattttGTTTTGGATCCAGGAAATCACTGAAACGGACAAGAAATAA
- the TEX30 gene encoding testis-expressed protein 30 isoform X3 codes for MLIGLGWTPDFSFEFRSAPCVFIVEPGLKKQKYVEHTFLGAEGRCPLLLRCKALKVCYSTVKMSHTENYLKTSEYKLAGVFLGGRSMGSRAAASVLCHIEPDDADDFVRGLICISYPLHHPKQQHKLRDEDLFRIKDPVLFVSGSADEMCEKNLLEKVAQKMQAPHKIHWIEKANHSMAVKGRSTNDVFKEINTQILFWIQEITETDKK; via the exons ATGTTGATTGGACTAGGCTGGACTCCAGACTTCAGTTTTGAGTTCAGATCTGCTCCATGTGTCTTCATTGTGGAACCTGggctgaaaaagcaaaaatacgTGGAGCATACTTTTCTTGGGGCTGAAG GGAGATGTCCTTTGCTTCTCAGATGTAAGGCACTTAAAGTTTGTTATTCAACAGTGAAAATGAGTCATACAGAG AATTACCTAAAGACCTCAGAATACAAACTTGCAGGTGTTTTCCTTGGAG GTCGCTCAATGGGCTCAAGAGCAGCTGCTTCTGTACTGTGTCATATTGAGCCTGATGATGCTGATGATTTTGTTCGAGGTCTCATTTGTAtttcctatccactgcaccatcCAAAACAGCAGCATAAACTTAGAGATGAAGATCTCTTTCGTATAAAAGATCCTGTACTGTTTGTGTCAGGCTCAGCAGATGAAATGTGTGAAAAG aacttGTTGGAGAAAGTGGCACAGAAAATGCAAGCTCCTCATAAAATCCACTGGATTGAGAAGGCAAATCATTCCATGGCAGTGAAAGGACGATCAACAAATgatgttttcaaagaaataaatacacagattttGTTTTGGATCCAGGAAATCACTGAAACGGACAAGAAATAA